From one Montipora capricornis isolate CH-2021 chromosome 10, ASM3666992v2, whole genome shotgun sequence genomic stretch:
- the LOC138021525 gene encoding forkhead box protein O1-like, producing the protein MFIQVPESVSKSLQHGHVPRTQIHYPGSSLQTQDTGNAVMVSNCAVHDSRDLLLGRIGCGCGTAQVRPVLDPGWLSWRPRFIPTHEQHRMFRGVYNNLPALASPHGSTPAQRGLELKTRQTFRAEEKGVSVVQDDEHSEEDEIENIESPRSYASSESNSSRDDAMVNLTPDLLSTRGGQAPVPKPRSQQVNPWGKASYSDLITMAITSTDENMMTLSDIYGWIVKNVPYFNDKGTYLSVQGWKNAVRHTLSLRKRFVRVPDPTRPYRSMWTISEDHKRNHMKTVKSRDSKIRRRRSSEDRQGNSQPMDLDGSFY; encoded by the exons ATGTTTATTCAGGTTCCAGAATCAGTCAGCAAATCCCTACAGCATGGACACGTTCCCCGAACCCAGATCCACTATCCTGGATCCTCTTTGCAAACTCAAGACACTGGAAATGCTGTTATGGTGAGTAACTGTGCAGTGCACGATTCACGAGATTTGTTGCTTGGAAGAATCGGCTGCGGCTGCGGTACAGCGCAAGTTCGACCTGTGTTAGACCCCGGATGGCTTTCATGGCGACCTAGATTTATACCCACCCACGAGCAACACCGAATGTTTCGGGGAGTTTACAATAACTTGCCGGCCTTAGCATCGCCGCATGGCTCAACGCCAGCGCAAAGAGGCTTAGAACTTAAGACGCGCCAAACTTTTCGCGCTGAAGAGAAGGGAGTGTCGGTGGTACAGGACGATGAACACAGCGAAGAAGACGAGATTGAAAATATAGAATCTCCCCGATCATACGCGTCTTCTGAATCGAACAGCAGCCGAGATGACGCTATGGTAAACTTGACCCCAGATCTACTGAGTACAAGAGGAGGGCAAGCACCTGTGCCTAAACCTCGCTCACAGCAGGTTAACCCCTGGGGGAAGGCTTCCTACTCCGACTTGATAACTATGGCTATAACGTCCACCGATGAAAACATGATGACACTGTCAGATATCTACGGCTGGATCGTCAAAAACGTTCCCTATTTCAATGACAAGGGAACTTATCTATCAGTACAAGGGTGGAAG aaTGCTGTTCGCCACACGTTATCCctgagaaaacgatttgtgcgTGTCCCAGATCCAACGCGTCCATACAGGTCGATGTGGACGATTTCCGAAGATCATAAGAGAAACCACATGAAAACCGTCAAGTCAAGAGATTCAAAGATCCGGAGAAGAAGAAGCAGCGAGGACAGACAAGGAAATAGCCAACCTATGGATTTGGATGGCTCCTTTTATTAA